Proteins from one Puntigrus tetrazona isolate hp1 chromosome 10, ASM1883169v1, whole genome shotgun sequence genomic window:
- the kl gene encoding klotho isoform X1, protein MGPGGLQTARSEVRDTTRLFNIWKALQCSDTMKVTRIVLAFVLFIRLQWTAAAPGAGLHTWDRFSRLPYPRDKAFLYDTFPDKFMWSVGTAAYSVEGAWEKDGKGKSIWDTFTRGGTRVSRGDVGSDSYHNIPGDLRALQQLGVSHYRFSLSWPRIFSNGTKESYNEKGVEYYKSLIRGLKEIKVQPVVTLYHWDLPDSLQTLFGGWSNSLMVELFREYADFCFKTFGSDVKFWITIDNPFVVAWHGYGTGVVAPGIKNDSDLPFRVGHNLLKAHAAAWHLYDDRYRSGQGGRVSMALASHWIKPSRTRQENRKACQCSLDFVLGWFARPLFVDGDYPPCMKHNLTHRLPSFTEAESLYVNGTADFFALSHGPALSFQLINDSLRFSQTEDLGLRMLLYWVRAEYSNPPIFVVESGWYGSGNTKTKDAKHMYYLKRFIMETLKAIRFDRVNVIGYTAWSLLDGYEWYREYAIRRGLFYVDFNTPDLKREPKTSATFYSKLIEKNGFPQLPENRPAQGVFPCDFAWGVAANSIQVDTIPTQFADPNVYIWNISGNGELKKVPGVLVPPMHRKHHCADFGSILQQVSDVHRMEVSHFHFSLNWSSVTPTGRVSDANETLLKYYHCFVSELQKVNVTPVVTLWHHTGKLSSLPAPMESDGGWQSEETVQAFADYARLCFQRLGAHVKLWITLNEPNDEDLEYTMGHQLLRAHALAWHIYDTEFRKAQGGKASLVLHMDWVEPAFSFNREDVEPANRVLDFRVGWFAEPIFGSGDYPAVMRSWLQQRNNIDLFNYHLPTFSDEDRLLVKGTYDFFAISHFTTSMVYDGVEDKYTFKDKLQVQLISDVTWIMSPRRNSPVVPWGLRKALNWVNSRYRGVPIYVMASGVQEDTARFKDSLRVYYFYNYINEALKAYKLDGVNLKGYFAYAFSDQRDPGFGMYGHVQEEVISKSSLAHYKNIIRHNGFPAPGAPQQHCPCDPVQGFRHYIFIKQPVVGFLSLVSSCMLITVCLIIYYAAKRHKITTKK, encoded by the exons ATGGGGCCAGGTGGGTTGCAAACAGCTCGGAGTGAGGTAAGAGACACAACTCGCTTGTTTAACATTTGGAAAGCTCTCCAGTGCTCTGACACAATGAAAGTGACACGGATTGTTTTGGCGTTCGTATTGTTCATTCGTCTACAGTGGACGGCAGCTGCTCCAGGCGCAGGGCTGCACACATGGGATAGGTTTAGCAGACTTCCATATCCCCGTGACAAAGCCTTCCTCTATGACACTTTCCCTGACAAGTTCATGTGGTCTGTCGGCACTGCTGCCTATTCAGTTGAAGGAGCTTGGGAGAAAGATGGGAAAGGTAAGTCTATCTGGGACACTTTCACTCGTGGGGGGACCCGGGTGTCCAGAGGCGACGTAGGCAGTGACAGTTATCACAACATCCCGGGAGACCTCCGAGCCCTGCAGCAACTTGGAGTCAGTCACTACCGCTTTTCTCTGTCCTGGCCGCGCATCTTTTCCAACGGCACCAAAGAGAGCTACAACGAAAAAGGTGTGGAGTATTATAAAAGTCTAATTCGAGGACTGAAGGAAATTAAAGTGCAGCCCgttgtgactttatatcattGGGACCTGCCAGACAGTTTGCAGACCTTATTTGGAGGCTGGAGCAATTCGCTTATGGTGGAACTGTTCAGAGaatatgcagatttttgttttaaaacatttggatCAGATGTGAAATTTTGGATTACCATTGATAATCCTTTTGTTGTAGCCTGGCATGGATATGGAACCGGGGTTGTGGCTCCTGGTATCAAAAATGACTCAGATTTGCCTTTCAGAGTCGGACATAATCTTCTAAAG GCTCATGCAGCAGCCTGGCACTTGTACGACGATCGTTATCGTTCCGGTCAGGGTGGGCGAGTGTCCATGGCTCTGGCCTCCCACTGGATCAAACCTAGCAGAACCAGACAGGAGAACAGAAAAGCCTGCCAGTGTTCTCTGGACTTTGTGCTCGGCTGGTTCGCCCGACCATTGTTTGTGGATGGAGACTATCCACCCTgcatgaaacacaatttaaccCACAGACTGCCGTCTTTCACAGAGGCTGAGAGCTTGTACGTTAATGGAACGGCAGACTTCTTTGCTCTGTCTCACGGACCTGCTCTTAGCTTTCAGCTGATCAATGACAGTCTGCGCTTTAGCCAGACAGAAGACCTGGGTCTGAGGATGCTGCTGTACTGGGTCCGTGCTGAATACAGCAATCCTCCCATATTTGTGGTGGAGAGCGGTTGGTATGGAAGTGGCAACACGAAAACAAAGGACGCCAAGCATATGTACTACCTAAAACGCTTCATTATGGAGACTCTAAAAG CAATCCGCTTTGACAGAGTTAACGTGATTGGTTACACTGCCTGGTCTCTGCTGGACGGTTATGAGTGGTACCGTGAATATGCGATACGAAGAGGGCTATTCTATGTGGATTTCAACACTCCTGATCTGAAAAGAGAGCCAAAGACATCTGCCACTTTCTATAGCAAACTCATAGAGAAGAATGGCTTCCCTCAGCTGCCTGAGAACCGGCCTGCACAGGGCGTCTTTCCCTGTGACTTTGCCTGGGGAGTTGCAGCCAACTCAATACAG GTTGATACTATACCTACCCAGTTTGCCGACCCTAATGTTTACATCTGGAACATTTCTGGTAACGGAGAGCTGAAGAAGGTCCCGGGTGTGCTTGTGCCCCCTATGCACAGGAAACACCACTGTGCTGATTTCGGCAGCATCCTTCAGCAGGTGTCTGACGTGCACCGTATGGAAGTCTCACACTTCCACTTCTCCCTTAACTGGTCCTCCGTCACCCCAACAGGCCGAGTGTCAGATGCTAACGAAACACTTCTAAAATACTACCATTGCTTTGTCAGTGAGCTACAAAAGGTTAACGTAACCCCTGTCGTGACTCTTTGGCACCACACAGGGAAACTGTCCAGCCTGCCAGCACCCATGGAATCTGACGGGGGCTGGCAGAGCGAGGAGACAGTTCAGGCCTTTGCAGACTACGCCAGGTTGTGTTTCCAACGACTAGGAGCTCATGTGAAGCTGTGGATCACTCTGAATGAACCTAACGATGAGGATCTTGAATACACTATGGGCCATCAGCTGCTCCGTGCGCATGCTTTAGCTTGGCACATCTATGACACGGAATTTCGCAAAGCCCAAGGTGGTAAAGCGTCACTGGTTCTTCATATGGACTGGGTCGAACCTGCGTTTTCTTTCAACAGAGAAGACGTTGAGCCTGCAAACCGAGTCCTGGACTTTCGAGTGGGCTGGTTTGCAGAGCCTATCTTCGGGAGTGGCGATTACCCAGCGGTGATGCGTAGTTGGCTCCAACAGCGAAACAATATCGATCTCTTCAACTACCACTTACCCACATTTAGCGATGAAGATAGGCTGTTGGTTAAAGGAACCTACGATTTCTTTGCCATTAGCCATTTTACTACCTCAATGGTGTATGATGGAGTGGAGGACAAATATACTTTCAAGGACAAGTTGCAGGTACAGCTGATTTCCGACGTGACCTGGATCATGTCTCCGAGACGCAACTCTCCTGTGGTCCCCTGGGGTCTTCGCAAGGCACTGAACTGGGTTAACTCTCGATACAGAGGGGTTCCTATTTACGTGATGGCCAGTGGAGTTCAAGAGGACACTGCTAGGTTTAAGGATAGCTTGCGTGTCTATTACTTTTACAACTACATTAACGAGGCCTTAAAAG CATACAAACTGGACGGAGTCAATCTGAAGGGATATTTTGCATATGCGTTCAGCGACCAGCGGGACCCAGGCTTTGGCATGTATGGTCACGTGCAGGAGGAGGTCATTTCAAAATCTTCACTGGcccattacaaaaacattatccGCCATAACGGCTTCCCCGCCCCAGGCGCACCTCAGCAGCACTGCCCCTGTGATCCAGTGCAAGGCTTTAGACACTATATCTTCATCAAGCAGCCTGTTGttggctttctctctctggtgAGCTCCTGCATGCTGATCACAGTGTGCCTTATTATCTACTATGCAGCCAAAAGGCACAAAATAACCAccaagaaatga
- the kl gene encoding klotho isoform X2 — MGPGGLQTARSEWTAAAPGAGLHTWDRFSRLPYPRDKAFLYDTFPDKFMWSVGTAAYSVEGAWEKDGKGKSIWDTFTRGGTRVSRGDVGSDSYHNIPGDLRALQQLGVSHYRFSLSWPRIFSNGTKESYNEKGVEYYKSLIRGLKEIKVQPVVTLYHWDLPDSLQTLFGGWSNSLMVELFREYADFCFKTFGSDVKFWITIDNPFVVAWHGYGTGVVAPGIKNDSDLPFRVGHNLLKAHAAAWHLYDDRYRSGQGGRVSMALASHWIKPSRTRQENRKACQCSLDFVLGWFARPLFVDGDYPPCMKHNLTHRLPSFTEAESLYVNGTADFFALSHGPALSFQLINDSLRFSQTEDLGLRMLLYWVRAEYSNPPIFVVESGWYGSGNTKTKDAKHMYYLKRFIMETLKAIRFDRVNVIGYTAWSLLDGYEWYREYAIRRGLFYVDFNTPDLKREPKTSATFYSKLIEKNGFPQLPENRPAQGVFPCDFAWGVAANSIQVDTIPTQFADPNVYIWNISGNGELKKVPGVLVPPMHRKHHCADFGSILQQVSDVHRMEVSHFHFSLNWSSVTPTGRVSDANETLLKYYHCFVSELQKVNVTPVVTLWHHTGKLSSLPAPMESDGGWQSEETVQAFADYARLCFQRLGAHVKLWITLNEPNDEDLEYTMGHQLLRAHALAWHIYDTEFRKAQGGKASLVLHMDWVEPAFSFNREDVEPANRVLDFRVGWFAEPIFGSGDYPAVMRSWLQQRNNIDLFNYHLPTFSDEDRLLVKGTYDFFAISHFTTSMVYDGVEDKYTFKDKLQVQLISDVTWIMSPRRNSPVVPWGLRKALNWVNSRYRGVPIYVMASGVQEDTARFKDSLRVYYFYNYINEALKAYKLDGVNLKGYFAYAFSDQRDPGFGMYGHVQEEVISKSSLAHYKNIIRHNGFPAPGAPQQHCPCDPVQGFRHYIFIKQPVVGFLSLVSSCMLITVCLIIYYAAKRHKITTKK; from the exons ATGGGGCCAGGTGGGTTGCAAACAGCTCGGAGTGAG TGGACGGCAGCTGCTCCAGGCGCAGGGCTGCACACATGGGATAGGTTTAGCAGACTTCCATATCCCCGTGACAAAGCCTTCCTCTATGACACTTTCCCTGACAAGTTCATGTGGTCTGTCGGCACTGCTGCCTATTCAGTTGAAGGAGCTTGGGAGAAAGATGGGAAAGGTAAGTCTATCTGGGACACTTTCACTCGTGGGGGGACCCGGGTGTCCAGAGGCGACGTAGGCAGTGACAGTTATCACAACATCCCGGGAGACCTCCGAGCCCTGCAGCAACTTGGAGTCAGTCACTACCGCTTTTCTCTGTCCTGGCCGCGCATCTTTTCCAACGGCACCAAAGAGAGCTACAACGAAAAAGGTGTGGAGTATTATAAAAGTCTAATTCGAGGACTGAAGGAAATTAAAGTGCAGCCCgttgtgactttatatcattGGGACCTGCCAGACAGTTTGCAGACCTTATTTGGAGGCTGGAGCAATTCGCTTATGGTGGAACTGTTCAGAGaatatgcagatttttgttttaaaacatttggatCAGATGTGAAATTTTGGATTACCATTGATAATCCTTTTGTTGTAGCCTGGCATGGATATGGAACCGGGGTTGTGGCTCCTGGTATCAAAAATGACTCAGATTTGCCTTTCAGAGTCGGACATAATCTTCTAAAG GCTCATGCAGCAGCCTGGCACTTGTACGACGATCGTTATCGTTCCGGTCAGGGTGGGCGAGTGTCCATGGCTCTGGCCTCCCACTGGATCAAACCTAGCAGAACCAGACAGGAGAACAGAAAAGCCTGCCAGTGTTCTCTGGACTTTGTGCTCGGCTGGTTCGCCCGACCATTGTTTGTGGATGGAGACTATCCACCCTgcatgaaacacaatttaaccCACAGACTGCCGTCTTTCACAGAGGCTGAGAGCTTGTACGTTAATGGAACGGCAGACTTCTTTGCTCTGTCTCACGGACCTGCTCTTAGCTTTCAGCTGATCAATGACAGTCTGCGCTTTAGCCAGACAGAAGACCTGGGTCTGAGGATGCTGCTGTACTGGGTCCGTGCTGAATACAGCAATCCTCCCATATTTGTGGTGGAGAGCGGTTGGTATGGAAGTGGCAACACGAAAACAAAGGACGCCAAGCATATGTACTACCTAAAACGCTTCATTATGGAGACTCTAAAAG CAATCCGCTTTGACAGAGTTAACGTGATTGGTTACACTGCCTGGTCTCTGCTGGACGGTTATGAGTGGTACCGTGAATATGCGATACGAAGAGGGCTATTCTATGTGGATTTCAACACTCCTGATCTGAAAAGAGAGCCAAAGACATCTGCCACTTTCTATAGCAAACTCATAGAGAAGAATGGCTTCCCTCAGCTGCCTGAGAACCGGCCTGCACAGGGCGTCTTTCCCTGTGACTTTGCCTGGGGAGTTGCAGCCAACTCAATACAG GTTGATACTATACCTACCCAGTTTGCCGACCCTAATGTTTACATCTGGAACATTTCTGGTAACGGAGAGCTGAAGAAGGTCCCGGGTGTGCTTGTGCCCCCTATGCACAGGAAACACCACTGTGCTGATTTCGGCAGCATCCTTCAGCAGGTGTCTGACGTGCACCGTATGGAAGTCTCACACTTCCACTTCTCCCTTAACTGGTCCTCCGTCACCCCAACAGGCCGAGTGTCAGATGCTAACGAAACACTTCTAAAATACTACCATTGCTTTGTCAGTGAGCTACAAAAGGTTAACGTAACCCCTGTCGTGACTCTTTGGCACCACACAGGGAAACTGTCCAGCCTGCCAGCACCCATGGAATCTGACGGGGGCTGGCAGAGCGAGGAGACAGTTCAGGCCTTTGCAGACTACGCCAGGTTGTGTTTCCAACGACTAGGAGCTCATGTGAAGCTGTGGATCACTCTGAATGAACCTAACGATGAGGATCTTGAATACACTATGGGCCATCAGCTGCTCCGTGCGCATGCTTTAGCTTGGCACATCTATGACACGGAATTTCGCAAAGCCCAAGGTGGTAAAGCGTCACTGGTTCTTCATATGGACTGGGTCGAACCTGCGTTTTCTTTCAACAGAGAAGACGTTGAGCCTGCAAACCGAGTCCTGGACTTTCGAGTGGGCTGGTTTGCAGAGCCTATCTTCGGGAGTGGCGATTACCCAGCGGTGATGCGTAGTTGGCTCCAACAGCGAAACAATATCGATCTCTTCAACTACCACTTACCCACATTTAGCGATGAAGATAGGCTGTTGGTTAAAGGAACCTACGATTTCTTTGCCATTAGCCATTTTACTACCTCAATGGTGTATGATGGAGTGGAGGACAAATATACTTTCAAGGACAAGTTGCAGGTACAGCTGATTTCCGACGTGACCTGGATCATGTCTCCGAGACGCAACTCTCCTGTGGTCCCCTGGGGTCTTCGCAAGGCACTGAACTGGGTTAACTCTCGATACAGAGGGGTTCCTATTTACGTGATGGCCAGTGGAGTTCAAGAGGACACTGCTAGGTTTAAGGATAGCTTGCGTGTCTATTACTTTTACAACTACATTAACGAGGCCTTAAAAG CATACAAACTGGACGGAGTCAATCTGAAGGGATATTTTGCATATGCGTTCAGCGACCAGCGGGACCCAGGCTTTGGCATGTATGGTCACGTGCAGGAGGAGGTCATTTCAAAATCTTCACTGGcccattacaaaaacattatccGCCATAACGGCTTCCCCGCCCCAGGCGCACCTCAGCAGCACTGCCCCTGTGATCCAGTGCAAGGCTTTAGACACTATATCTTCATCAAGCAGCCTGTTGttggctttctctctctggtgAGCTCCTGCATGCTGATCACAGTGTGCCTTATTATCTACTATGCAGCCAAAAGGCACAAAATAACCAccaagaaatga
- the rfc3 gene encoding replication factor C subunit 3 → MSLWVDKYRPSSLAKLDYHKEQANQLKNLVQCGDFPHLLVYGPSGAGKKTRIMCLLRELYGPGVEKLRIEHQSITTPSKKKLEINTIASNYHLEVNPSDAGNSDRVVIQELIKTVAQSQQIQSSAQREFKVVLLTEVDRLTKDAQHALRRTMEKYMSTCRLILCCNSTSKVIAPIRSRCLAVRVPLPSVEEVCSVLSGVCRKEGLLLPPELAKQVAEKSGRNLRKALLMCEACRVQQYPFSPDQDIPETDWEVYLRETANAIVSQQSPQRLLEVRARLYELLTHCIPAEVIMKGLVTELLSNCDGHLKADVAQMAAYYEHRLQLGSKAVYHLEAFVAKFMAIYKKFMEDGLDNFMF, encoded by the exons ATGAGTTTATGGGTTGATAAGTACAGGCCATCGTCTTTGGCTAAACTTGACTACCACAAGGAGCAAGCAAACCAGCTCAAAAATCTG GTGCAGTGTGGTGATTTTCCTCACTTGTTGGTTTATGGACCGTCTGGTGCTGGTAAGAAAACCCGGATCATGTGTTTGCTCAGAGAGCTGTACGGTCCCGGGGTCGAGAAACTGAGGATTGAACACCAGTCCATCACg ACTCCATCTAAAAAGAAGCTTGAAATCAACACAATTGCCAGCAACTACCATCTAGAGGTGAATCCAAG TGATGCTGGGAACAGTGACCGTGTGGTCATTCAGGAGCTGATCAAAACTGTTGCCCAGTCTCAGCAGATTCAGTCCAGTGCTCAAAGGGAGTTCAAAG TCGTGCTGCTGACAGAGGTGGACCGTCTCACTAAAGACGCCCAGCATGCCTTGCGCCGTACGATGGAGAAGTACATGTCCACTTGTCGACTGATTTTGTGCTGTAACTCCACCTCAAAAGTGATCGCCCCTATCAGGAGCAGGTGTCTGGCTGTGAGGGTCCCCCTGCCAAGTGTGGAAGAG GTGTGCAGTGTTCTGTCAGGCGTGTGCAGGAAGGAGGGTCTGCTGCTTCCTCCTGAACTGGCCAAACAGGTCGCTGAAAAATCTGGCCGTAACCTCCGGAAAGCCCTGCTGATGTGTGAGGCCTGCAGAGTTCAACA ATATCCATTCTCTCCAGACCAGGACATCCCTGAGACAGACTGGGAGGTTTACCTCAGAGAGACTGCTAACGCTATAGTCAGCCAGCAGAGCCCTCAAAG actTTTGGAGGTTCGGGCACGATTGTATGAACTTCTGACTCACTGCATCCCAGCAGAAGTCATCATGAAG GGCCTGGTGACAGAGTTGCTAAGTAACTGTGATGGACACCTTAAGGCTGATGTGGCTCAGATGGCAGCATACTACGAGCACAGACTGCAGCTTGGCAGCAAAGCAGTCTACCACCTGGAGGCCTTTGTAGCTAAATTTATGGCCATCTACAAGAAGTTTATGGAAGATGGACTTGACAACTTTATGTTCTGA
- the zar1l gene encoding ZAR1-like protein, translating into MEEFLIPPYNCGGYPGYFPFYPGNGKFKPQNWNKKGNSFYVAPDAPDYLDFYKRAQLKAILSQVNPNLTPRLRKANTREFGVQVNPKIDATVQCSLGPKTLFYRGDKWDLTLSRTPSVSPLKDTLPSTPVNTVRFSRPVAIYSPVFDRRIFSLSTTTGESKDEDDGEDESKETDSETDDEEKCKPDEPTHSETPQGKSVIQRNKRSNFQFLEQKYGFYHCSKCNIRWESAFVWCISGTSKVYFKQHCRKCQAGLNPYRVESIQCQVCCKTRCCCERKQRHIDMRRPHRQDLCGRCKGKGLSCDTIYSFKYIV; encoded by the exons ATGGAAGAGTTTCTCATTCCACCTTACAACTGTGGAGGTTACCCTGGCTATTTCCCCTTTTATCCCGGCAATGGGAAATTTAAACCCCAGAACTGGAACAAAAAGGGAAACAGTTTCTACGTTGCGCCAGACGCCCCCGATTATCTCGACTTTTACAAGCGCGCGCAGTTAAAAGCGATATTATCTCAGGTGAACCCGAACCTGACGCCGCGCCTCCGCAAGGCCAACACGAGGGAGTTCGGCGTGCAGGTCAACCCGAAGATAGACGCCACTGTCCAATGCTCGCTCGGGCCCAAAACGCTGTTTTATCGCGGTGATAAATGGGATTTAACGCTATCGAGGACGCCGTCCGTCAGCCCTCTGAAAGACACCCTGCCCAGCACGCCTGTCAACACCGTGCGCTTCTCGCGCCCCGTCGCCATCTACTCTCCCGTATTCGACCGCAGGATTTTCTCCTTATCCACGACTACCGGTGAAAGTAAGGACGAGGACGATGGAGAGGATGAGAGCAAGGAGACGGACAGCGAGACGGACGACGAGGAGAAGTGTAAACCGGATGAACCGACGCACAGCGAAACACCGCAGGGGAAGTCTGTGATTCAGCGGAATAAACGGTCAAACTTTCAG TTTCTGGAGCAGAAATATGGATTTTATCACTGCAGTAAGTGCAATATTCGATGGGAAAGTGCGTTTGTGTGGTGCATCTCGGGAACCTCCAAG GTGTACTTCAAGCAGCACTGCAGGAAGTGCCAGGCGGGACTGAATCCATATAGAGTGGAGTCCATTCAGTGCCAG GTTTGCTGTAAGACCCGCTGCTGCTGTGAACGGAAGCAGAGGCACATTGACATGCGCCGTCCTCACCGCCAGGATCTGTGCGGCCGCTGCAAGGGCAAAGGCCTTTCCTGTGACACCATCTACAGTTTCAAGTACATAGTGTGA